The genomic interval CCGTAAATTCATCATCCAGGAAAAAGCCGCACCACCTGGCTTGACCAGATCCATCACCGCCATTAAAGAGTCCAAAAAGGGCAACAGCTGATACTCCCCACCTGTATAAAACAGGATATCGCCTGTTTTCGGTAAATTTAAATCATCGGCCCAGGCCGCATTTTCTTTTGCGGAAACGGCCAGCGGATTTTTATAGGCCATGATATTGTCCCGCACCAGGGTCATTGTCTCAGGCAAATCCTTCTTTGACATTGTCAGCACCTCCATGCCTACCATTATAGAAAATAAATTTATAAATGAATAGGGTTCCAACGGCATAAAAAAAGACTTTGGACAAAAATCCAAAGTCAGCTCCCCGAGCTGGGCTCGAACCAGCAACCCTTCGGTTAACAGCCGAATGCTCTACCATTGAGCTATCGAGGAATAAGCAACCCAACCGCCGTAGCTTTATTGGCTGCTTATATAAAATACCACGCTCATGAAAAATTGTCAACTGCTTTACAGAGCATTTATCAGTTGCTGCGGGCCGACCCGGTCAAAGATAATAAACCGGTTCACAGCGATGGTCGGCATATAAATATTCCAGTTCTGATTTGTGATAGAGGAAGCCGGGGTCATCAAAATATTTGGCCCCTGTGGGACACTTTTTGATGCAGCCACAGCATTTCATACACTTGCCGGTCACTTCTGCCACCTGGTCCCAATCAATGGAGCCTAATGGGCAGACTTCCGCACAGCGCTTGCAGTCTGTACACAGATCCTGGTGGGTTTTCGGCTTGATGGCAATAAAGTTGATCTTGACGTCGTTTCGGTCGCGGGGGGTGTAGTAGGGTCTGTAGGGCACCTGCCCCGGCATCTCCGGCTCGCTAAAATCACCGGCGGCTACCTTTTCTGCCACCGCCTTGGCAAAGGCCGTCACCTGGGCCATGTCCGCTGCATCCGGCCGGTTGGCCGCCAACCGGGTGGAAAATGAGTGTTCGCCAACAAAGGCCCCACCTGCAATGACCTGCAAATCGCCTTTTTTCAGTAAATCGCGATGTTCCAGTAAGCAATCATCCACATTTCGATTGCCATACATGGAAATGCAGATGCTCCGCGCACCCTTGCCCTCAATTCGGTTCAAGTACGGCAGTAAAAGATTCGGTACCCGTCCGGCAATGGTCGGCAAACCGGATACGACAATATCCGTCGCTTCAAAACAAGGCCTTGCCTGACGCACCGCAGGTCGTGAATAATTGTAATCCACCAGCTCTCCAACACCCAAGTCTTGGGCCAGAACATCCGCAAAAAGATCAACCGTTTTTTTCGTTGTATCGGTGCCTGTAAAATAAAACTTCACAATCCGCATTGACCATGGCCTCCTTCTCCTGCCGCTCCATCTTCGATAAGGTCAGTATACTACAAACCGCTTGCTTTGGCTTAAATGGGTCCCGTTAAATAAGACGTCAGCAGCTGAAACTATGACGTCTGACGACGCCCACCGATGACCTCTGCCACAAAGGCCCCGCCTAAAATAAAAACCGCACCGGGAATTTGAAGGGCGTATAATTTTTCACCCAAGAGAAGCGCAGACAAGAAAAGGGCGGTCAAGGGTTCCAAGTATCCCAGTACAGCAATCGACTGCGCCGGCAGGCGGTTGATTGCCGAAAAGTATAAGAGGCAGGCAAAGCCGGTGCTGATTACACCCAAGAAGAAAATCCAGGGCCAATCTGACGGCGCAATGGAAAAATCGAAAGCACTCCGCACCGCCATAAAGGTGCAGACAGTGACCAAGCCTGCCAACAGCTGTACTTGCGTGTTGGCCAGTCCCGACAGGTCCTTGGCCTGCTTGTTGGCAATCACCATCAGCGCATAAGTGACCGCCGACAAAAGGCCGCAAGCCACGCCCCACCAATCGCCGCCAAAATTCAATTCGGTGCCGTTGATCAAGCAAACGCCCAAAAAGACAACTGCAAAAGCGGAGCACTTCAACCGCGTCAGGTGTTCCTTAAAAATCAAGGGCGATAGTGCCATCACCAGCACCGGGCCACAGGCATAAAGCAAGGAGGCAATGCCCACGCCTACACGGTCAAAGGCCTCGTATAGAAACAACCAGCTGACACCCATGGCCATCCCGGACAGGGTGACGTATAGAAGGTCTTTTGGGTACCGTATGAGTTCCCGTCCCTGGCGCCTTAAGAAGATAATCGTTAACAGGAAAAGGCTCCCCAAAGATAAACGGAAAAACACAATGGTAATGCTCGATTGCGCGATATGACTGGCGATAATGCCATTGCAACCAAACATAATAACAGAAAGCAAGTATAGAAAATAAGCTCGCCGCAGGTTCATCCTACCACCTCTTTCACTTCCCCTTTTTGCTGATCCTCCACAAAACCCTTGACCTCTACCAAGTCCACATCCTTTGTCTAAAAAAGCACGCTTATCAAATTCATCACATCGAATTTAACAAGCGTGCAAAGATAGGCTTAGCAAAAGCCGGTTTATCTCTTAAAAGCAATCGACGCAGTCAATTAGGCCTCTTCGTTTGTCAACACGTCAGCGCAACGATCGCAAAGGTCCGGGTGGTGATGGCCGACCGTCGTGCTGTACTTCCAACAGCGGGGACATTTTTCCCCTTCAGCAGGAAGAACCTGTAGGGTCAGGCCGGGAAGGAGATCGCTTGTCCACACGTCCCCGTTAACCGCTTCGACCATCTCAGCCTGGCTAACCAGGAGAAAATCTGCCAAATCATCGCCTAAAGCAGCAACATCTTGACGATAAACCGCCGTTTCACCGGTGAGGGCAAAAACAACTTTGGCGTCTAATGAATTGCCGATGGTTTTGTTTTGACGGGCCTCTTCCAAAGCTTTGGTGATTTCATTTCGGAAAGCAATGAGACGTTCCCAGTGCGAGGCAAAATCCTCGGAAACCGCCGGTGCCTGAACTTGCGGCCAGTCCATCAACTGAACGCTTTGCGGTTTATCCGCAACCGGCAAATAGCGGAAGACCTCTTCTGCCGTAAACGACAAAATGGGAGACAGGATGACATCCAAGGCCAGGGTGATATCGTATAAAACGGTCTGAGCGCTGCGACGATTTTTGCCATCCGTTTCATTAGCATACAGCCGGTCCTTGATGATGTTCAGATAAAAGGCCGATAAATCAATGGTGCAGAAATTATGCACCGCGCGATAAACTTGATGGAATTCATAATCCTCATAAGCCTTCTGCGCGTCCGCAATAATATCTTGCAGGCGCAGCATGGCCCATTTGTCCAAATTCGTCAGGTCATCCACGGCAACGCGATGCACCGACGGATCAAAGTCAGACAGGCTGCCCAACATAAACCGGAAGGTGTTCCGGATTTTCCGGTAGGCTTCACTGATCTGTTGCAGGATACCCTTGGAAACGGAGACATCGCCACGGTAATCTGCTGAAGCCACCCAAAGGCGTAAAATATCCGCCCCTTGCTGGTTGATGACTTCCAAAGGATCAACCCCATTGCCCAGAGACTTACTCATTTTCCGCCCTTGCTCGTCAACCAAAAAGCCGTGGGTCAACAATTGACGATAGGGTGCTTTGCCATTAACGGCAACCGAGGTACACAGGGAGGAGTTAAACCAACCCCGGTGCTGGTCGCTGCCTTCCAAATACAGGTCGGCCGGCCAGGACAATTCAGGACGCCGACGCAGCACCCCTTGATGGGTACTGCCTGAGTCAAACCAAACATCCATGATGTCCGTTTCTTTTGTAAAATGCCTACCGCCGCAAGCCGGGCAGGTGTAATTTTCCGGCAATAAGTCCTTCGCCTCATGGTTGAACCAAACATTCGCCCCATCTGCACGGAACAAGTCTTGCAAGTGGCTAATGGTCTCGTCATTGATAATGATTTCACCACAATCATCACAATAGAAGGCCGGGATGGGAACGCCCCAAATGCGTTGGCGGGAAATACACCAGTCGCCGCGGTCGCGAATCATATTATAAATGCGTTCTTTACCCCAGGCCGGCGTAAAGCGAATATCATGCTCAATGGCATCCAATGCATCTTGACGGAAGCCGTCAATGGAGGCGAACCACTGGGGGGTGGTGCGGAAAAAGGTCGGCGTTTTGCAGCGCCAACAGAGCGGATACTGGTGGCTGATGGTATTTTGATAAACCAGCATATCCCGGTCGACCAAATCCTTTAAAATCGCTTTGTTAGCGGTTTTCAAGTCCATGCCTTCAAAAGCACCGGCTTCAGCGGTCATGTAGCCCTCATCATCCACCGGGGATAAAATGGTCAAGCCATATTTCTGGCCAATGCCAAAGTCTTCCATCCCATGCCCGGGTGCCGTATGAACACAGCCGGTACCGGCATCGGTCGTGACGTGGGTCCCCAGGGCAACGATCCCTTCATCACCGCCGTAAGGGGTCATATACTGCATGTACTCCAGTTCGCTGCCCTTAAAGGTCTTCAAAATCTCCGGCTTTTCAGCGCTTTCAATGGTCTTGAGGACATCCTCTAAAAGGTCTTTTCCAATCAAATATTTCCGCTTGCCCAGCTGGACCAAATGGTAGTCCAAATCCGGATGCAAGGTCACGGCACGGTTGGCCGGCAGGGTCCAGGGGGTTGTTGTCCAGATTAAAATGTAGGCATCCGTTTTATCAAAATGGCCTTTGGCATCGGTAATTTTAAAGGCAACATAAATTGACGGCGACGTTTGCTCGCCATATTCAATTTCAGCTTCAGCCAAGGCGGTGTGGTCATGGGGGCACCAGTGAACCGGCTTGCTGCCCTTATAAATATAGCCTTTCTTTGCCATTTCACCGAAAACACCGATTTCTTCGGCCTCAAAATCCGGCGACAGGGTCAGATAAGGGTGGTCCCAATCACCACGCACGCCCAAACGTTTGAATTCATCCCGTTGAATGTCCACAAATTTAAGCGCGTAATCACGGCAGGCATCACGGAAGGCAACCGGGTCGCTGTTTTTCGCATCCAAGCCGACGTTCTCAATGGCTTTCAATTCAATCGGAAGGCCATGGGTATCCCAGCCAGGCACATAGGGGGGCAAATAGCCTTGAAGGCTCTTTGACTTGTTGATCATATCCTTTAAGACCTTATTCATCGTATGGCCTAAATGCAAATGGCCATTGGCATAGGGCGGGCCATCGTGAATGATAAACTTCTCATGTCCGGCATTTTTGGCCATCACCAACTTATTCAAATCAATGTCTTCCCAAAACTTTAGGGTATCCGGCTCTCTTTTGGCCAAATTGCCTCGCATGGGGAAGTCTGTTTTCGGCAAATTCAAGGTATTGCCGTAAGCTTTTTCTTTTTCACTCTTCGCCATATGAACACCTCTTCCATAAAATAAAAAATCGCCCCTCAAAAGGGACGATTTAACTCGCGGTACCACCCTCATACCGTTTAATCAACGGCACTCGACTATTGTATAACGCCAATAAAACGGCTTCCCTACTCAATCGTTCAGGTCGCAGCTCAAGGAGGATAAGCAAGCAGGTCGGCTCTCTGCCTTCCACCACCGCAGAGTCGCTGTAGCCGATAAACTCTTACTCCTGTTCCCATCAATGCTTTGTTCTATAATAGTCAATTGATATGCGCTTGTCAACACTTATAAGTACAGTTCAATGAGAAGTTTTCGGTTGTCCTTTTTAGTGACACCGGTAATCTCTCCAATGCGAATCCGCCCCTGGCCCCGCACGGCCAATAAATCGCCCGGCTGCAGCAGCTGATGGCTACGCCATTCCACATCATGATTGATGCGGACGCGGCCCGCTTCAATCAATTCATTGCACTGGCGGCGCGACAAGTGAAAGGCCTTGGCCATAACCGCGTCCAGACGCATACCGGGGACAATAATTTCCACCGTTTCCGTCTTTACCTCCGGCGCAAGCCAGGTTGAAAGATCGCGCGGTTTAATTTGTACCGGGACATGGCGTACCCGCAAATCTGCCAGGGCTAAATAAGAAGTCAGGTCTGCATCAATAAAAAATTCGCATCCCCCGTCACGCACCAAAATATCCCCCATTTTATCCCGGGTAAATCCCAGCGATAAAATGGCGCCCAGGTAGTCGCGATGATCTGCTTTTAAATATTTTACCGGACCGTCTAGAGCCATGAGCTGAATGTTAAAATCCTCATCTGTAATATCTTCCAGCATAGAAAAAGCCAAGCGAACCCGCTCGGCTCCTTCCCAGCCTCCCCAAAGGCGGGTGTATAGATCTGTTTGGCGCAGCATCGGTAAAAAATCTTCTGCCTGTTCACGTGGCATAAAATCGGTAATAACCGGCTGCCAGGTTTTTTGCGCCTGATGCATCAGATCCTGTAGTCGGCGCAGCTTGACTTCATCACTCATAAGGACGACACCCCGTAAATCAGCTGCAAAAGAATTTGATTCACTGCAATGCGCGCAAAAGCGACCAGCATATAAGCAATCAATGGCGTAAAGTTCAAGGGCGCCAAGAAGGCAGCCGGCATAAAACGCTCAATCAAGCGAAAGAAGGGGTCTGTCAAATCACCGATAAAGGTTACAATACG from Peptococcus niger carries:
- a CDS encoding 4Fe-4S binding protein, whose product is MRIVKFYFTGTDTTKKTVDLFADVLAQDLGVGELVDYNYSRPAVRQARPCFEATDIVVSGLPTIAGRVPNLLLPYLNRIEGKGARSICISMYGNRNVDDCLLEHRDLLKKGDLQVIAGGAFVGEHSFSTRLAANRPDAADMAQVTAFAKAVAEKVAAGDFSEPEMPGQVPYRPYYTPRDRNDVKINFIAIKPKTHQDLCTDCKRCAEVCPLGSIDWDQVAEVTGKCMKCCGCIKKCPTGAKYFDDPGFLYHKSELEYLYADHRCEPVYYL
- a CDS encoding DMT family transporter, translating into MNLRRAYFLYLLSVIMFGCNGIIASHIAQSSITIVFFRLSLGSLFLLTIIFLRRQGRELIRYPKDLLYVTLSGMAMGVSWLFLYEAFDRVGVGIASLLYACGPVLVMALSPLIFKEHLTRLKCSAFAVVFLGVCLINGTELNFGGDWWGVACGLLSAVTYALMVIANKQAKDLSGLANTQVQLLAGLVTVCTFMAVRSAFDFSIAPSDWPWIFFLGVISTGFACLLYFSAINRLPAQSIAVLGYLEPLTALFLSALLLGEKLYALQIPGAVFILGGAFVAEVIGGRRQTS
- the ileS gene encoding isoleucine--tRNA ligase; the protein is MAKSEKEKAYGNTLNLPKTDFPMRGNLAKREPDTLKFWEDIDLNKLVMAKNAGHEKFIIHDGPPYANGHLHLGHTMNKVLKDMINKSKSLQGYLPPYVPGWDTHGLPIELKAIENVGLDAKNSDPVAFRDACRDYALKFVDIQRDEFKRLGVRGDWDHPYLTLSPDFEAEEIGVFGEMAKKGYIYKGSKPVHWCPHDHTALAEAEIEYGEQTSPSIYVAFKITDAKGHFDKTDAYILIWTTTPWTLPANRAVTLHPDLDYHLVQLGKRKYLIGKDLLEDVLKTIESAEKPEILKTFKGSELEYMQYMTPYGGDEGIVALGTHVTTDAGTGCVHTAPGHGMEDFGIGQKYGLTILSPVDDEGYMTAEAGAFEGMDLKTANKAILKDLVDRDMLVYQNTISHQYPLCWRCKTPTFFRTTPQWFASIDGFRQDALDAIEHDIRFTPAWGKERIYNMIRDRGDWCISRQRIWGVPIPAFYCDDCGEIIINDETISHLQDLFRADGANVWFNHEAKDLLPENYTCPACGGRHFTKETDIMDVWFDSGSTHQGVLRRRPELSWPADLYLEGSDQHRGWFNSSLCTSVAVNGKAPYRQLLTHGFLVDEQGRKMSKSLGNGVDPLEVINQQGADILRLWVASADYRGDVSVSKGILQQISEAYRKIRNTFRFMLGSLSDFDPSVHRVAVDDLTNLDKWAMLRLQDIIADAQKAYEDYEFHQVYRAVHNFCTIDLSAFYLNIIKDRLYANETDGKNRRSAQTVLYDITLALDVILSPILSFTAEEVFRYLPVADKPQSVQLMDWPQVQAPAVSEDFASHWERLIAFRNEITKALEEARQNKTIGNSLDAKVVFALTGETAVYRQDVAALGDDLADFLLVSQAEMVEAVNGDVWTSDLLPGLTLQVLPAEGEKCPRCWKYSTTVGHHHPDLCDRCADVLTNEEA
- a CDS encoding RNA-binding protein; amino-acid sequence: MSDEVKLRRLQDLMHQAQKTWQPVITDFMPREQAEDFLPMLRQTDLYTRLWGGWEGAERVRLAFSMLEDITDEDFNIQLMALDGPVKYLKADHRDYLGAILSLGFTRDKMGDILVRDGGCEFFIDADLTSYLALADLRVRHVPVQIKPRDLSTWLAPEVKTETVEIIVPGMRLDAVMAKAFHLSRRQCNELIEAGRVRINHDVEWRSHQLLQPGDLLAVRGQGRIRIGEITGVTKKDNRKLLIELYL
- a CDS encoding YggT family protein — protein: MTFGTIFYDAVNLAFRLYQIMIVIRAFMTWLPIDQSSRIVTFIGDLTDPFFRLIERFMPAAFLAPLNFTPLIAYMLVAFARIAVNQILLQLIYGVSSL